Proteins found in one Clostridiales bacterium genomic segment:
- a CDS encoding metal-sensing transcriptional repressor, with amino-acid sequence MNEEKIKALQLLKTSKGQIDGIIKMIEDERYCIDISNQIIAAQSLLKKANMLILKQHLNHCVKEAFLNNAGEKKVDEIIELLSKLMGK; translated from the coding sequence ATGAATGAAGAAAAGATAAAGGCGCTTCAGCTTTTAAAAACTTCCAAAGGGCAGATAGATGGAATAATAAAGATGATCGAAGATGAAAGATACTGTATCGATATATCCAACCAGATAATAGCTGCCCAGTCATTGCTCAAGAAAGCAAATATGCTTATTTTAAAGCAGCACCTTAACCATTGTGTAAAGGAAGCATTTTTAAACAATGCGGGAGAAAAGAAGGTGGATGAAATAATCGAACTGCTTTCTAAGTTGATGGGCAAGTAG